The following coding sequences lie in one Cucurbita pepo subsp. pepo cultivar mu-cu-16 chromosome LG13, ASM280686v2, whole genome shotgun sequence genomic window:
- the LOC111808781 gene encoding axial regulator YABBY 5-like: protein MSSSSSSSSPTSTATATTTTTTTLSQQQLLDHHLPAAAEQLCYVHCNICDTVLAVSVPCSSLFKTVTVRCGHCTNLLPVNMRGLLLPSPNQFHHLGHSHNILENIPTPNPNYLINQFAATNNFVTPSRGVIDELPRPPVINRPPEKRQRVPSAYNRFIKDEIQRIKSVNPDISHREAFSAAAKNWAHFPHIHFGLMPDQKVKKTNIRQQEAEQSVLMKDNGGFYASAAANVGVSHF, encoded by the exons ATGtcatcctcttcctcttcttcttctcctactTCTACTGCTACTGCTACCACTACCACTACCACTACCTTGTCTCAGCAGCAGCTGCTGGACCACCACCTTCCCGCCGCAGCTGAGCAGCTCTGTTATGTCCATTGCAACATTTGTGACACTGTCCTTGCG GTCAGTGTTCCTTGTTCTAGCTTGTTCAAAACTGTGACAGTGCGATGTGGACACTGCACCAATCTGCTGCCTGTCAACATGCGTGGCCTGCTCCTCCCTTCACCTAATCAATTTCATCACCTTGGCCACTCCCATAACATtctg GAAAACATCCCCACTCCAAACCCCAATTATCTGATCAACCAGTTTGCAGCCACCAACAATTTTGTAACGCCATCTCGTGGAGTCATTGATGAGCTCCCCAGGCCCCCTGTCATCAACAGAC cTCCAGAGAAGCGACAGAGAGTGCCATCTGCATACAATCGCTTCATCAA GGACGAGATCCAACGCATCAAGTCAGTGAATCCCGATATATCCCATAGAGAAGCCTTCAGCGCCGCTGCTAAGAAT TGGGCCCACTTTCCACACATTCACTTTGGTCTCATGCCCGACCAGAAAgtgaagaaaacaaacatcCGCCAGCag GAAGCAGAGCAGAGTGTTTTAATGAAAGACAATGGAGGATTCTATGCCTCAGCAGCAGCCAACGTTGGTGTCTCTCATTTCTAG
- the LOC111808911 gene encoding monocopper oxidase-like protein SKU5: MAPIRNLFFIFLLPICLFVTLSSAADPFAFFNFEVSYITASPLGVPQQVIAINGKFPGPPINVTTNNNVVINVRNKLDESLLMHWSGVQQRRSSWQDGVLGTNCPIPPKWNWTYQFQVKDQIGSFFYFPSLHFQRASGGFGGIIINNRPIIPIPFATPDGDIVILIGDWYTRNHTALRKTLDDGKDLGMPHGVLINGKGPYRYNDTLVPDGIEHETIEVHPGKTYRIRVHNVGISTSLNFRIQNHNLLLAETEGSYTVQQNYTSLDIHVGQSYSFLVTMDQNASTDYYIVASARFVNESLWKRVTGVAILHYSNSKGKAAGPLPEAPNDEFDKTFSMNQARSIRWNVSASGARPNPQGSFRYGSINVTDVYVLQNKPPVSISGKQRTTLNGISFVNPSTPIRLADQFKLKGVYKLDFPTRPLTGPPKTETSVINGTYRGFMEIVLQNNDTKMQSYHMNGYAFFVVGMDYGEWTENSRGTYNKWDGIARSTIQVYPGAWTAILISLDNVGVWNIRTENLDSWYLGQETYVRVVNPEATNKTELPMPDNALFCGQLGKLQKPQDISSATPIMGGKLTMLFTLLTIFSTVISALR; this comes from the exons ATGGCTCCCATTCGTAACTTattcttcatctttcttcttcctatttGCCTGTTTGTAACCCTTTCCTCGGCTGCAGATCCGTTtgctttctttaattttgaagtctCCTACATCACTGCTTCTCCTCTGGGTGTTCCTCAACag GTTATTGCTATAAATGGGAAGTTTCCTGGTCCTCCTATCAATGTAACTACCAACAACAATGTAGTTATCAATGTCCGGAACAAGTTGGATGAGAGCCTCCTCATGCATTG GTCTGGAGTTCAACAGCGGAGAAGTTCATGGCAAGATGGTGTTCTTGGAACTAATTGTCCAATTCCTCCCAAGTGGAACTGGACTTACCAGTTTCAAGTTAAGGATCAGATAGGGAGCTTCTTTTACTTTCCATCGCTCCATTTCCAGAGAGCGTCGGGTGGATTCGGTGGCATTATTATTAACAACAGACCTATAATCCCCATTCCTTTTGCTACCCCAGATGGAGACATTGTAATTTTGATTGGTGATTGGTACACCAGGAATCACACG GCTTTGAGAAAAACCCTTGATGATGGGAAGGATCTTGGAATGCCACATGGTGTTCTCATCAATGGAAAAGGCCCTTACAGATATAACGACACGCTAGTCCCTGATGGTATCGAACACGAAACAATTGAAGTTCATCCAG GGAAGACGTACCGGATTCGCGTGCACAATGTTGGAATATCTACTAGTCTGAATTTCAGGATACAAAACCACAATCTTCTATTAGCAGAAACAGAGGGGTCATATACAGTGCAACAGAATTATACTAGCTTAGATATACATGTAGGACAGTCATATTCATTTTTGGTAACCATGGATCAGAACGCGAGCACTGATTATTACATTGTAGCTAGTGCTCGGTTTGTCAACGAGTCTCTTTGGAAAAGAGTTACCGGTGTTGCTATCTTGCATTACTCTAATTCCAAAGGAAAGGCAGCTGGTCCCCTTCCGGAAGCACCAAATGATGAATTTGATAAAACTTTCTCAATGAACCAGGCAAGATCAATCAG ATGGAATGTATCCGCAAGTGGTGCTCGTCCCAATCCTCAAGGATCATTCAGATATGGCTCGATTAATGTTACCGATGTTTACGTCTTGCAAAATAAACCTCCTGTGTCGATCAGTGGCAAACAGAGAACAACGCTAAATGGAATCTCGTTTGTCAATCCATCCACACCAATCAGATTGGCTGACCAATTCAAGTTAAAGGGTGTTTATAAGCTCGACTTTCCCACTAGGCCACTTACAGGACCACCAAAGACAGAGACATCAGTGATTAATGGAACCTATAGAGGGTTTATGGAGATTGTACTGCAGAATAACGACACCAAGATGCAGAGCTATCACATGAACGGATACGCCTTCTTTGTCGTGGG GATGGACTATGGCGAGTGGACTGAGAATAGCAGGGGCACATACAATAAATGGGATGGAATAGCTCGCTCAACAATTCAG GTTTATCCGGGAGCATGGACAGCCATCTTGATATCTCTCGACAATGTCGGAGTTTGGAACATCAGGACAGAAAATCTCGACTCATGGTATCTTGGGCAAGAGACATACGTTCGGGTTGTCAATCCTGAGGCGACTAACAAAACTGAACTGCCTATGCCAGACAATGCACTGTTTTGTGGTCAGCTTGGTAAATTACAGAA GCCACAAGATATCTCTTCTGCAACACCAATCATGGGCGGTAAATTGACGATGCTATTCACTCTGCTGACAATCTTCTCCACTGTAATATCTGCTTTGCGCTAA
- the LOC111808125 gene encoding acid beta-fructofuranosidase, whose protein sequence is MFMAEAVSILLPYSSNLHIWLCFKLIYLSLQHSQTTIQHPFSLHSPFIPLFPPFNFLTSFFLHLCNTHMVKLNPFSAFPATADPQQNLPFYNPLPHEPVEPVQSPPIRRRPFKGGVYIFTGLLLVGLLVAIICQNGMGPASKLQGNSYLISKSPKIFRPSSRGVSVGVSEKANPQFLGRSVTSFPWNNSMLSWQRTAFHFQPEQNWMNDPNGPLYHMGWYHFFYQYNPQAAVWGNIVWGHAVSRDLIHWLHLPIALLPDHWYDINGVWTGSATVLPDGQIMMLYTGSTKESIQVQNLAYPANLSDPLLIDWVKFPGNPVLVPPPGIDFKDFRDPTTAWLTSEGKWRLAVGSKVNRTGISLLYETEDFQRFHLLDNLLCAVSDTGMWECVDFFPVSKTENYGLDTSANGPEVKHVMKTSLDDDRHDYYSLGTYDEKTGTWIPDDPKIDVGIGLRYDYGIFYASKSFYDHNKGRRVLWGWIGESDSEFADVQKGWASVQSIPRTILFDNKTGTNLLQWPVEEVESLRQESYVFNNLVVKAGSVLPLDVGTATQLDISAEFELDKEALEKATETNVEFSCQTSGGATERGALGPFGLSILADESRSEHTPVYFYVAKDQNGSLKTFFCTDESRSSEASDVFKPIYGSAVPVLEDEKFTLRILVDHSVVESFAQGGRTCITSRVYPTKAIYGAARLFVFNNAEDTDVTASITVWQMNPALIRPYRPGGDDSSKNSVVLIPFYLFLLVSLLHLIVYKGA, encoded by the exons ATGTTCATGGCTGAGGCTGTTTCAATCCTCCTTCCATATTCGTCAAACCTCCACATTTGGCTCTGTTTTAAGCTGATTTATCTCTCTCTACAGCACAGCCAAACGACAATACAACACCCCTTCTCCCTGCATTCCCCATTTATACCTCTCTTTCCCCCTTTCAACTTTCTCACCTCATTCTTCTTACATCTCTGCAATACTCACATGGTGAAGTTGAATCCCTTTTCTGCTTTCCCTGCCACCGCTGATCCGCAGCAAAATCTCCCCTTCTACAATCCTCTTCCTCATGAACCTGTCGAACCCGTTCAATCTCCGCCTATTCGCCGCCGACCCTTTAAGGGAGGCGTCTACATTTTTACTGGGTTGCTCTTGGTTGGCTTATTGGTCGCCATTATTTGTCAGAATGGCATGGGACCTGCATCCAAATTGCAAGGAAATTCCTACTTAATCTCCAAGTCGCCGAAGATATTTCGTCCGTCCTCACGTGGGGTGTCGGTCGGCGTGTCGGAAAAGGCAAATCCCCAATTTCTTGGCCGGAGTGTCACTTCGTTTCCTTGGAATAATAGTATGTTGTCGTGGCAGAGAACGGCATTCCATTTCCAACCAGAGCAGAATTGGATGAATg ATCCCAATG GTCCATTGTATCACATGGGGTGGTACCATTTCTTCTACCAATACAACCCACAAGCTGCAGTGTGGGGAAACATTGTGTGGGGGCATGCAGTGTCAAGGGATTTGATTCATTGGCTTCACCTTCCAATAGCCCTGCTTCCAGATCATTGGTATGATATCAATGGCGTTTGGACTGGTTCCGCCACTGTTCTTCCTGATGGTCAAATCATGATGCTCTACACTGGCTCCACAAAAGAGTCTATCCAAGTTCAAAATCTGGCATATCCAGCCAATTTATCTGATCCTTTGCTCATTGATTGGGTCAAGTTCCCTGGCAATCCAGTTCTTGTTCCCCCACCTGGTATTGATTTCAAGGACTTCCGTGATCCAACGACTGCGTGGCTCACGTCGGAAGGGAAATGGCGATTGGCGGTCGGATCGAAGGTCAATCGAACTGGGATTTCGTTGTTGTATGAAACTGAAGACTTCCAACGCTTTCATCTGTTGGACAATCTGCTTTGTGCTGTTTCTGATACTGGAATGTGGGAATGTGTTGACTTCTTTCCTGTATCTAAAACTGAGAACTATGGCTTGGATACGTCGGCTAATGGACCCGAGGTGAAGCATGTTATGAAGACGAGCCTTGACGATGATCGACACGATTACTATTCGCTCGGAACATATGATGAGAAGACTGGTACTTGGATTCCTGATGATCCCAAGATTGACGTTGGGATTGGCTTGAGATATGACTATGGGATATTCTATGCGTCCAAGTCTTTCTATGACCATAACAAAGGAAGAAGAGTGTTGTGGGGTTGGATTGGAGAGTCGGATAGTGAATTTGCTGATGTTCAGAAGGGATGGGCATCAGTTCAA AGCATTCCAAGAACTATCTTGTTTGATAATAAAACTGGGACCAATCTACTCCAATGGCCAGTCGAGGAAGTAGAAAGCTTGAGACAAGAAAGCTATGTCTTCAACAATTTGGTGGTCAAGGCAGGATCAGTGCTACCACTTGACGTTGGCACAGCAACTCAG TTAGACATATCAGCCGAGTTCGAGTTGGATAAGGAAGCATTGGAGAAAGCAACCGAAACAAACGTAGAATTCAGCTGCCAAACAAGTGGTGGAGCAACGGAGCGTGGCGCATTGGGACCGTTCGGTCTTTCGATACTTGCAGACGAGAGCCGGAGCGAGCATACTCCAGTCTACTTCTATGTTGCAAAAGACCAAAATGGTAGTCTCAAGACATTCTTCTGCACTGATGAATCAAG ATCCTCTGAGGCAAGCGACGTGTTCAAGCCAATATATGGAAGTGCTGTTCCAGTGCTAGAAGATGAAAAGTTCACTTTAAGAATACTT GTTGATCATTCAGTGGTGGAAAGTTTTGCTCAAGGTGGGAGAACTTGCATCACATCAAGAGTTTATCCAACGAAAGCGATCTACGGTGCTGCTCGGTTATTCGTATTCAACAATGCAGAGGATACCGACGTGACAGCCTCGATCACTGTATGGCAGATGAATCCTGCTTTGATACGCCCATATCGTCCCGGTGGAGACGACTCGTCTAAAAATTCAGTTGTTTTAATACCGTTCTACCTGTTTCTATTGGTTTCATTGTTGCATCTGATCGTATACAAGGGTGCGTGA
- the LOC111809004 gene encoding 3-oxoacyl-[acyl-carrier-protein] synthase 3 A, chloroplastic — MANTSGFFATSLPSLRPRNLPLVPSFRSGFRSSDGISKVIFCSSSIGTEKVSSGASPSESRLPRLVSRGCKLVGCGSAVPSLQISNDDLAKLVDTNDEWISVRTGIRNRRVISEKDRSLTALAAEAARGALQMAQVDPDDVDLILMCTSTPEDLFGSAPQVQKALGCKRNPLSYDITAACSGFLLGLVSACSHIRGGGFSNVLVIGADALSRYVDWSDRASCILFGDAAGAVLVQACDTEEDGLFGFDLHSDGDGQRHLNAGIKEKEMDQELGSNGSVVGFPPRNVTYSCIQMNGKEVFRFAVRCVPQSIEAALQKAGLDSSNIDWLLLHQANQRIIDAVASRLEVPSERVISNLANYGNTSAASIPLALDEAVRSGKVKAGHTIATSGFGAGLTWGSAIIRWG; from the exons ATGGCCAATACATCTGGGTTCTTTGCAACATCACTCCCGAGTCTAAGGCCCAGGAATTTGCCGTTAGTACCCAGTTTTCGATCTGGGTTTAGATCATCTGATGGAATATCCAAAGTAATATTCTGTTCTAGTTCTATTGGGACAGAGAAGGTTTCTTCTGGAGCTTCTCCTTCTGAATCTCGCCTGCCCAG GCTTGTCAGTAGAGGCTGCAAGCTAGTTGGGTGTGGTTCAGCTGTACCAAGCCTTCAGATCTCAAACGATGATCTTGCCAAATTGGTTGATACAAATGATGAATGGATATCTGTTCGCACCGGGATTCGCAATCGAAGGGTGATTTCAG AAAAAGATAGAAGCCTGACAGCTTTAGCAGCAGAGGCAGCAAGGGGAGCTCTTCAAATGGCTCAGGTTGATCCTGATGATGTGGACTTGATATTGATGTGCACTTCAACACCAGAGGATCTTTTTGGGAGTGCTCCACAG GTCCAAAAAGCTCTTGGTTGTAAAAGAAATCCTCTGTCTTATGATATAACAGCTGCATGTAGTGGATTCCTACTGGGTTTAGTATCAGCTTGTAGTCACATAAGGG GAGGTGGATTTTCTAATGTTCTTGTCATTGGTGCTGACGCTCTTTCTCGCTATGTCGACTGGTCTGATAGAGCATCCTGTATTCTTTTTGGAGATGCTGCTGGTGCTGTACTCGTGCAG GCATGTGATACTGAGGAAGATGGTTTATTTGGTTTTGACTTGCATAGTGATGGGGATGGCCAAAG GCATTTGAATGCTGGGatcaaggaaaaagaaatggatcAAGAATTGGGTTCTAATGGCTCTGTGGTTGGTTTTCCTCCAAGAAATGTCACATATTCTTGTATTCAAATGAATGGCAAGGAGGTGTTTCGATTTGCGGTCCGCTGTGTGCCACAGTCGATCGAGGCTGCCCTTCAGAAAGCTGGTCTCGATTCATCAAATATCGATTGGTTGTTGTTACATCAG GCAAACCAAAGGATCATCGACGCGGTTGCTAGTCGATTAGAGGTTCCATCAGAACGTGTGATATCGAATCTGGCAAACTACGGGAACACAAGTGCAGCTTCGATTCCATTGGCATTGGACGAAGCGGTTCGGAGCGGGAAGGTGAAGGCAGGACATACAATTGCAACATCAGGATTTGGAGCAGGTCTAACCTGGGGGTCTGCAATTATTAGATGGGGTTGA
- the LOC111808514 gene encoding adenine phosphoribosyltransferase 3-like isoform X2: MSAYKDEDPRIHGIRTKIRVVPNFPQPGIMFQDITTLLLDPKAFKDTIDLFVERFKGKNISVVAGIEARGFIFGPPIALAIGAKFVPLRKPRKLPGEVISEKYTLEYGSDCLEMHVGAVKPHERALVVDDLIATGGTLCAAMNLLERVGAEVIECACVIELPDLKGRERLNGKPLFVLVEYH; the protein is encoded by the exons ATGTCAGCTTACAAAGACGAGGATCCTCGCATCCATGGCATCAGGACTAAGATACGTGTTGTGCCTAATTTCCCTCAACCAG GTATCATGTTCCAAGACATAACCACTCTGCTACTCGACCCCAAAGCATTCAAAGATACTATTGATTTGTTCGTCGAGCGATTCAAAGGGAAGAACATTTCAGTTGTTGCAg GAATTGAAGCTCGAGGTTTCATATTTGGCCCTCCCATTGCTTTGGCTATTGGAGCAAAATTTGTTCCTTTAAGGAAACCGAGGAAGCTACCTG GAGAAGTTATTTCTGAAAAATACACATTAGAATATGGAAGTGATTGCCTGGAGATGCACGTTGGAGCTGTCAAACCACACGAACGGGCCTTAGTGGTGGACGACTTGATTGCCACAGGTGGCACCCTTTGTGCAGCCATGAATTTACTTG aaCGTGTTGGAGCTGAAGTAATTGAATGTGCTTGCGTCATTGAATTGCCAGATTTAAAG GGTCGGGAGCGGTTGAACGGGAAGCCATTGTTCGTGCTAGTAGAGTACCATTAA
- the LOC111808514 gene encoding adenine phosphoribosyltransferase 3-like isoform X1, whose translation MSAYKDEDPRIHGIRTKIRVVPNFPQPGIMFQDITTLLLDPKAFKDTIDLFVERFKGKNISVVAGIEARGFIFGPPIALAIGAKFVPLRKPRKLPGEVISEKYTLEYGSDCLEMHVGAVKPHERALVVDDLIATGGTLCAAMNLLGSGAVEREAIVRASRVPLTRANVTKTNHHHPFQPLPHIQERKEKTGESVQMPFSLTNDLVVSLGRSLTPFNSEKGYSDRYACS comes from the exons ATGTCAGCTTACAAAGACGAGGATCCTCGCATCCATGGCATCAGGACTAAGATACGTGTTGTGCCTAATTTCCCTCAACCAG GTATCATGTTCCAAGACATAACCACTCTGCTACTCGACCCCAAAGCATTCAAAGATACTATTGATTTGTTCGTCGAGCGATTCAAAGGGAAGAACATTTCAGTTGTTGCAg GAATTGAAGCTCGAGGTTTCATATTTGGCCCTCCCATTGCTTTGGCTATTGGAGCAAAATTTGTTCCTTTAAGGAAACCGAGGAAGCTACCTG GAGAAGTTATTTCTGAAAAATACACATTAGAATATGGAAGTGATTGCCTGGAGATGCACGTTGGAGCTGTCAAACCACACGAACGGGCCTTAGTGGTGGACGACTTGATTGCCACAGGTGGCACCCTTTGTGCAGCCATGAATTTACTTG GGTCGGGAGCGGTTGAACGGGAAGCCATTGTTCGTGCTAGTAGAGTACCATTAACTCGAGCCAATGTGacaaaaacaaaccaccatcATCCCTTTCAACCTCTACCCCACatccaagaaagaaaggaaaagacagGAGAATCTGTTCAAATGCCATTTTCACTGACCAATGATTTGGTAGTGAGTTTGGGTAGGAGCCTTACACCATTCAATAGTGAAAAGGGCTATTCTGATAGATATGCTTGTAGTTGA